In Isoptericola jiangsuensis, the following proteins share a genomic window:
- a CDS encoding D-arabinono-1,4-lactone oxidase, with product MLNWAGNLTYSATDLRRPATLDELATALEGSGPVRALGSRHSFNDVADTTGVHVQVDRLDDGRPAVDLDPATGVVSVNAGLRYGEVSRALHPQGRALGNLASLPHISVAGAVATATHGSGDANRCLAGDVVGLEVMTTAGELRRVTRAEHPDVFGGTVVSLGALGVVTRVELATSPTFAVRQDVAVDVPWETVLGSFDTLTGAAYSVSLFTSWAERSVRQVWFKSRVDDGVGERPEPLPGLGWATTELHPLPGVDPVACTPQLGVAGPWHERLSHFRLEFTPSAGDELQSEYLLPRRHAVEAIVALRRLAPRVAPLLQTSEVRTVAADDLWLSPFDEDSVALHFTWHPRGEDVAAVLPLLEEALLPLGARPHWGKLFALDPVALRELYPRFEDFRALAARFDPDGRLHGGYLRELLG from the coding sequence ATGCTGAACTGGGCGGGCAACCTCACGTACTCCGCGACCGACCTGCGCCGACCCGCCACGCTCGACGAGCTGGCCACCGCCCTCGAGGGCTCCGGACCGGTCCGGGCGCTCGGGTCGCGGCACTCCTTCAACGACGTCGCCGACACCACGGGCGTGCACGTCCAGGTGGACCGGCTCGACGACGGCCGCCCCGCCGTGGACCTCGACCCCGCCACCGGCGTCGTGTCGGTCAACGCCGGGCTGCGGTACGGCGAGGTGTCGCGCGCGCTGCACCCCCAGGGCCGCGCGCTCGGCAACCTGGCCTCCCTGCCGCACATCTCCGTCGCAGGGGCCGTCGCCACGGCCACCCATGGCTCCGGCGACGCCAACCGCTGCCTCGCGGGCGACGTCGTCGGCCTGGAGGTCATGACGACCGCCGGGGAGCTGCGTCGCGTGACGCGCGCCGAGCACCCGGACGTGTTCGGCGGCACCGTGGTCTCCCTCGGCGCGCTCGGCGTCGTCACCCGCGTCGAGCTCGCGACGTCCCCGACGTTCGCCGTCCGGCAGGACGTCGCCGTCGACGTGCCGTGGGAGACGGTGCTCGGGTCGTTCGACACCCTCACCGGGGCGGCGTACTCGGTCAGCCTGTTCACGTCGTGGGCCGAACGCTCCGTGCGCCAGGTCTGGTTCAAGTCCCGGGTGGACGACGGCGTCGGGGAGCGCCCCGAGCCCTTGCCGGGCCTGGGCTGGGCGACGACCGAGCTGCACCCCCTGCCCGGGGTCGACCCGGTGGCGTGCACGCCGCAGCTCGGCGTGGCGGGCCCGTGGCACGAGCGGCTCAGCCACTTCCGGCTCGAGTTCACGCCGTCGGCCGGCGACGAGCTCCAGTCCGAGTACCTGCTGCCGCGTCGGCACGCCGTCGAGGCGATCGTGGCGCTGCGCCGGCTCGCCCCGCGGGTGGCGCCCCTGCTCCAGACGTCGGAGGTGCGCACGGTCGCCGCGGACGACCTGTGGCTCAGCCCGTTCGACGAGGACTCCGTGGCCCTGCACTTCACGTGGCACCCCCGCGGCGAGGACGTCGCCGCCGTCCTGCCGCTGCTGGAGGAGGCCCTGCTGCCGCTCGGCGCGCGGCCCCACTGGGGCAAGCTGTTCGCGCTCGACCCCGTCGCGCTGCGGGAGCTCTACCCCCGCTTCGAGGACTTCCGGGCGCTCGCCGCGCGGTTCGACCCCGACGGTCGCCTGCACGGCGGCTACCTGCGCGAACTCCTGGGGTGA
- a CDS encoding winged helix DNA-binding domain-containing protein — MSVDAARVLAARLHAQRLRDPDLPEVAGAVRYLLAVQGQELRPTLHGLDRRLAPARRGGPDLAVLDDGRVLRTHVLRPTWHLVARDDVRWLLELTAPRVGRVMASTERSWGLGSPEPAIGALLDLLAAGPRTRDDLAAALVARGVLAPDAPGIVLTHVLMHAELRRLVVSGPPADGRHTYALFDDRVPPGYGPLGATFDRPSAVLELWRRYLPGRAYATVKDLAQWSGLTLTELRAGLAVLLDVGEVVEVPGADGLDGLTLVTTSAVAGQDRRAADGAPVADLLCAYDEIVCSYGESRHVLADPRAPEPDRTGAFLHTLLLDGRRAARWRWPARLPDDGPLVLDVQWQRDPTPAERVALADATADLTAHLRRRVAG; from the coding sequence ATGAGCGTCGACGCCGCCCGGGTCCTCGCCGCGCGGCTGCACGCCCAGCGGCTGCGCGACCCCGACCTGCCCGAGGTCGCGGGTGCCGTCCGGTACCTGCTGGCCGTGCAGGGCCAGGAGCTGCGGCCCACGCTGCACGGCCTCGACCGGCGGCTCGCCCCCGCCCGGCGTGGCGGGCCCGACCTCGCGGTGCTCGACGACGGGCGCGTGCTGCGTACCCACGTCCTGCGGCCCACCTGGCACCTCGTGGCGCGGGACGACGTCCGCTGGCTGCTGGAGCTCACCGCGCCCCGGGTGGGGCGCGTCATGGCGTCCACCGAACGGTCCTGGGGGCTCGGGAGCCCGGAGCCCGCGATCGGCGCGCTGCTGGACCTGCTCGCCGCCGGCCCGCGCACCCGGGACGACCTCGCCGCCGCGCTCGTGGCACGCGGCGTGCTCGCCCCGGACGCCCCGGGCATCGTCCTCACCCACGTGCTCATGCACGCCGAGCTGCGGCGCCTCGTCGTCAGCGGGCCGCCCGCCGACGGCCGCCACACCTACGCCCTGTTCGACGACCGGGTGCCGCCCGGCTACGGGCCGCTCGGCGCGACGTTCGACCGGCCGTCCGCCGTCCTGGAGCTGTGGCGCCGGTACCTGCCCGGGCGGGCGTACGCGACCGTCAAGGACCTCGCGCAGTGGAGCGGCCTCACCCTGACCGAGCTGCGGGCCGGGCTGGCGGTGCTGCTCGACGTCGGCGAGGTCGTCGAGGTGCCCGGCGCGGACGGGCTCGACGGGCTGACGCTCGTGACGACGTCCGCCGTCGCCGGGCAGGACCGGCGCGCGGCCGACGGCGCCCCCGTCGCGGACCTCCTGTGCGCCTACGACGAGATCGTCTGCTCCTACGGCGAGTCCCGGCACGTCCTGGCGGACCCTCGCGCCCCCGAGCCCGACCGGACGGGCGCGTTCCTCCACACCCTGCTGCTCGACGGGCGTCGCGCCGCCCGCTGGCGCTGGCCCGCCCGCCTCCCCGACGACGGCCCCCTCGTGCTCGACGTGCAGTGGCAGCGCGACCCGACGCCCGCCGAGCGCGTCGCCCTCGCCGACGCGACCGCGGACCTGACCGCCCACCTGCGGCGACGCGTGGCAGGCTAG
- a CDS encoding alpha-N-arabinofuranosidase yields the protein MDTTTAVIDLDLPGPRISRHVYGHFAEHLGRCIYGGFWVGEDSDVPNVRGIRTDVVEALRALRIPNLRWPGGCFADDYHWRDGIGPREDRPRMVNSHWGDVVEDNAFGTHEFMDLCELLGADAYISGNVGSGTVQEMSEWIEYLTRADDSPMAALRRAHGRDEPWKVPFFGLGNEAWGCGGNLRVEQFASLARQYATYVRDHAGNEVYRIAAGASDHDLHWTETLMRSFDPLDDPAAAGTPAAPFQALSLHYYTFTGTWQDKGSATEFTEDEWYRALHRANVMDQLLTRHGQVMDRWDPARRVGLVVDEWGTWWNVEPGTNPGFLHQQNSLRDALVASVHLDAFHRHAERVVMTNIAQTVNVLQAMLLTDPDTGALVRTPTYHVFAMNTPHHDADSLAVHLRDVPAREVDGGTLPLVSASASVKEDAALVSLTNLDADAPRTLVLDLRGREVTGHVATVLAAPETSSHNTADRPDAVAPAPLGTVRPHPRGLEVELPAHSYVTVALALA from the coding sequence ATGGACACGACGACGGCCGTCATCGACCTCGACCTCCCCGGCCCCCGCATCTCCCGCCACGTCTACGGACACTTCGCCGAGCACCTCGGCCGCTGCATCTACGGCGGCTTCTGGGTCGGCGAGGACTCCGACGTGCCGAACGTGCGCGGCATCCGCACCGACGTCGTCGAGGCGCTGCGCGCCCTGCGGATCCCCAACCTGCGCTGGCCCGGCGGGTGCTTCGCCGACGACTACCACTGGCGCGACGGCATCGGCCCCCGCGAGGACCGGCCGCGGATGGTCAACTCGCACTGGGGCGACGTCGTCGAGGACAACGCGTTCGGCACCCACGAGTTCATGGACCTGTGCGAGCTGCTCGGCGCCGACGCCTACATCAGCGGCAACGTCGGCTCCGGCACCGTGCAGGAGATGAGCGAGTGGATCGAGTACCTCACCCGCGCCGACGACTCGCCCATGGCCGCCCTGCGCCGCGCCCACGGCCGCGACGAACCCTGGAAGGTGCCGTTCTTCGGCCTCGGCAACGAGGCCTGGGGCTGCGGCGGCAACCTGCGCGTCGAGCAGTTCGCCTCGCTCGCCCGCCAGTACGCCACCTACGTGCGCGACCACGCCGGCAACGAGGTCTACCGCATCGCCGCGGGCGCCTCCGACCACGACCTGCACTGGACCGAGACCCTCATGCGGTCCTTCGACCCGCTCGACGACCCCGCGGCGGCGGGCACGCCCGCCGCCCCCTTCCAGGCGCTCTCCCTGCACTACTACACGTTCACCGGCACCTGGCAGGACAAGGGGTCGGCCACCGAGTTCACCGAGGACGAGTGGTACCGCGCCCTGCACCGCGCGAACGTCATGGACCAGCTGCTCACCCGGCACGGCCAGGTCATGGACCGCTGGGACCCCGCCCGCCGGGTCGGGCTGGTCGTGGACGAGTGGGGCACCTGGTGGAACGTGGAGCCGGGCACGAACCCCGGTTTCCTGCACCAGCAGAACAGCCTGCGCGACGCCCTCGTCGCGTCCGTCCACCTGGACGCGTTCCACCGCCACGCCGAGCGCGTCGTCATGACGAACATCGCCCAGACCGTCAACGTGCTCCAGGCGATGCTGCTCACCGACCCGGACACCGGCGCGCTCGTCCGCACCCCCACCTACCACGTGTTCGCGATGAACACCCCCCACCACGACGCCGACTCCCTCGCCGTGCACCTGCGCGACGTGCCCGCCCGCGAGGTCGACGGCGGCACCCTCCCGCTGGTGTCCGCGTCCGCCTCCGTCAAGGAGGACGCCGCGCTCGTCTCCCTGACCAACCTTGACGCCGACGCCCCCCGCACCCTCGTGCTCGACCTGCGCGGGCGCGAGGTCACCGGGCACGTCGCCACCGTGCTCGCGGCGCCCGAGACGTCGTCGCACAACACCGCGGACCGGCCCGACGCCGTCGCGCCCGCGCCGCTGGGCACGGTGCGCCCGCACCCCCGCGGCCTGGAGGTCGAGCTGCCCGCGCACTCGTACGTCACGGTGGCCCTGGCGCTCGCCTGA
- a CDS encoding LacI family DNA-binding transcriptional regulator, with translation MRPTMSDVARAAGVSAMTVSNVLNGRRPVGDATRARVEAAAAELGYELNLTARHLRAGRTDTVALVVPRLDHPYYGELAARLSGLLEADGRHLVVEQSGASRQGELAALAQARWQLYDGVLLSVVGMTAADLDAVRTSVPLVLLGEQQMPARHDHVLMDNVGGARLATAHLLARGCRRVAVVGGSDPSPTAGMMPARTAGWMAAHQAAGRTPDLALVTPAPHVDLAAGRAAVRRLRADGVAFDGVFAVTDTLATGVLAGLAEAGLRVPDDVQVVGFDALTSSEFTVPALTTVDPGHDDMARAALRLLAGQTRPGDPRRAGEHVVAPVRLVERGTTRPRT, from the coding sequence GTGAGACCCACCATGAGCGACGTGGCCCGCGCCGCCGGCGTGTCCGCGATGACCGTCTCCAACGTCCTCAACGGACGCCGCCCCGTGGGCGACGCCACCCGTGCCCGCGTCGAGGCCGCCGCCGCCGAGCTCGGCTACGAGCTCAACCTCACCGCCCGGCACCTGCGCGCCGGACGCACCGACACCGTCGCGCTCGTCGTGCCGCGCCTCGACCACCCCTACTACGGGGAGCTCGCCGCCCGGCTCTCCGGACTGCTCGAGGCCGACGGCCGCCACCTCGTCGTCGAGCAGTCCGGCGCGAGCCGCCAGGGCGAGCTCGCCGCCCTGGCGCAGGCGCGCTGGCAGCTCTACGACGGCGTCCTGCTGTCCGTCGTCGGCATGACCGCCGCGGACCTCGACGCCGTCCGCACGTCCGTGCCCCTCGTGCTGCTCGGGGAGCAGCAGATGCCCGCCCGGCACGACCACGTCCTCATGGACAACGTGGGCGGCGCACGCCTCGCCACCGCGCACCTGCTGGCCCGCGGCTGCCGCCGCGTCGCCGTCGTCGGGGGCTCCGACCCCTCCCCCACCGCCGGGATGATGCCCGCCCGCACCGCCGGCTGGATGGCCGCGCACCAGGCGGCGGGGCGCACCCCCGACCTCGCCCTGGTCACCCCCGCGCCCCACGTCGACCTGGCCGCCGGGCGCGCGGCCGTCCGGCGGCTGCGCGCCGACGGCGTCGCGTTCGACGGGGTCTTCGCCGTCACCGACACCCTCGCCACCGGCGTCCTCGCCGGCCTCGCCGAGGCCGGGCTGCGCGTGCCCGACGACGTCCAGGTCGTCGGGTTCGACGCGCTCACCTCGAGCGAGTTCACCGTGCCCGCGCTGACCACCGTCGACCCGGGTCACGACGACATGGCGCGTGCCGCGCTGCGGCTCCTCGCCGGGCAGACCCGCCCCGGCGACCCGCGCCGCGCCGGCGAGCACGTCGTCGCGCCCGTCCGGCTCGTCGAGCGCGGCACCACCCGGCCGCGGACGTGA
- a CDS encoding STAS domain-containing protein produces MDTDRTSELEADPDAGSGISCQHQEDATYLTLWGEVDAALREAASDAMTAVVSRPAQTPLVVDARDVTFLDSSGVAFILQLYMLGQETGAPVHLLEPSEAVTEVLEMIGMGGRIPVLREEQAAGA; encoded by the coding sequence ATGGACACCGACCGCACCTCGGAACTCGAGGCCGACCCGGACGCAGGATCCGGGATCTCCTGCCAGCACCAGGAGGATGCGACCTACCTGACCCTGTGGGGCGAGGTGGACGCCGCGCTGCGTGAGGCGGCGAGCGACGCCATGACCGCCGTCGTCTCCCGACCGGCGCAGACGCCGCTCGTGGTGGACGCGCGGGACGTGACGTTCCTCGACTCGTCGGGCGTCGCGTTCATCCTGCAGCTGTACATGCTGGGTCAGGAGACGGGCGCGCCCGTGCACCTGCTGGAACCGTCCGAGGCGGTGACGGAGGTGCTGGAGATGATCGGCATGGGGGGTCGCATCCCCGTGCTGCGCGAGGAGCAGGCCGCCGGCGCCTGA